ACGCCGCCGATATAGAGCTCACCGACCACGCCGACCGGCACCGGGTGCAGCCCCGCGTTCAAAATATAGACCTGCGCGTTGCCGACTGGACGGCCAATCGGCGGGCTGTGCGGCGGAGCGTCGCGGCACTCGAAGCTGGTCGAGTACACCGTTGTCTCAGTAGGACCGTAGGAGTTGAAGAAGCGTCGTCTACGACCGTCCGCATCGGTCAGCCAGCGCGCGACGACCTCAGCCGAACATGCTTCGGTTCCCGCGTTGATCACAGCCAGCTGCGGCAGGTCGTCCGCTCGGGTGAGCGCCAGCGCCGAGGGCGATACCAGCGCGTGCGTGATCGCCTGCTCGCGGAGCAGCGTGTAGATTGCCAGCCCCGGCAGCAGCGCCTCTCGATCGGCGATGCACAACGCCGCGCCGCTCAGCAGCGCGAAGACAAACTCCCAGACCGAGGCGTCGAAGCTGGGCGAGGCGAATTGCAGCACCCGGCTGCCGACACCAACATTCATCCGCCTGATCTGGCTTGCGGTAAGGCTGACCAGCCCACGGTGGGGCAGCATCACTCCTTTGGGCCGTCCGGTCGAGCCGGAGGTGTAGATGATGTAGGCCAGATCGTCGGGCGTGATCGGGGCGCCGGGATTGGTTTCAGGCTCATGCGCGATCAGCGGCCAGTCAGCGTCGAGGTAGACCAGCGGCACATGCTGATCCGCCAGCCGCTCGGCGAGGCGCTGCTGTGTCAGCAGCAGCGGAGCCTGCGTATCCGCCAGCATAAAGGCCAGCCGCTCCTGAGGGTAGCCGGGGTCCAGCGGGACGTAGACGCCGCCCGCCTTGAGAATCGCCAGGAAGCCCACGATCAGCTCAAGGCCGCGATCGACACACAGCCCGACGCGCATGCCTCGTGCAACGCCGCGCGCGCGGAGATCGTGCGCGAGCTGGTTTGCGCGCCGGTTGAGCGCGTCGTAGGTCAGCGATTGGCCGTTGTAGGTCAGCGCGACGGCATCGGGTGTGAGCGCGGCCTGGGCCTCGAAGCAGGTGTGGACGCACGCTTCGTCGGCGTAGGGCGCATCGGTCGCGTTCCACTCGTAGAGCATCCGCTGGCGCTCGGCCTCAGTCAGCAGCGGCAGATCGACCAGGCGCTGCTCAGGATCGACCGCGATCGCCTCCAGCAGCACCCGAAAGTGCTCGATCATCCGGGCGATCGTCGCGGCGTCGAAGAGGTCGGTGCGGTACTCGATCCAGCCGGTGAGTTCCTCGGCGCGATCGTCCAGCGCCAGGATCAGATCGTACTTGACCATCCCAAGCTCGACATCGATGCGCTGCAACTCCAGACCGGCCAGCGCCACGTCGGGCAGCGGCGTGTTCTGGAGCACGAACATCACCTGAAACAGCGGCGTGTAGCTTGGGTCGCGGGCGGGCCTCAGATGCTCGACCAGTTGCTCGAACGGCAGATCTTGATGAGCATACGCCCCCAGGGTGGTCGCGCGGGTTCGCCGCAGCAAGGCGCGAAACGTGGGATTGCCCGACAGGTCGGCTCGCAGCACCAGCGTGTTGACGAAAAACCCGATCAGATCCTCGGTGGCGCTGTGGCGGCGGTTGGCGATCGGGCTGCCGACGATCAGATCGCGCTGCCCGCTGTAGTGTCCGAGCAGCGTTTGCCAGGCCGCCAGCAGCGTCATGAAGAGCGTGACGCCCTCCTGCTGGCTGAGACGCCTGAGGCGATTGCTCAGCGCGGGCGGCAGCGACAGCGGCATGAGCGTGCCCTCGAAGGTCATCGTCGGCGGTCGGGGACGATCGGTGGGCAGCTTCAAGACCGAGGGCGCGGCGGCGAGCTGTTGCCGCCAGTAGGCAAGCTGCCGCTCAAGCAGCTCGCCGGGTGCTATGCCCTGAGGGCACCCGGCAAGCCAGTCGCGCTGCCAGAGGGCGTAGTCGGCATACTGAATCGGAAGATCCGGTACGAGCGGATCGGGCGCGTTATAGTGCGCTGCGATCTCGCGCAGCAGCACGCCGATCGACCAGCCATCGGCGATGATGTGGTGCATCGTCAGCAGCAGCAGATGCTCGTCTTCGTCCAGCCGCAGCAGCAGCGCGCGCAGCAGCGGGCCTGCGGCGAGATCGAAGGGCTGCCGCACGGCCTGGGCCAGCCGCCGCCGAACTTCGTCGGTGCGCGCATCCGGCGGTAGCGCCGAAAGATCATGCAGCGCCAGCGTCAGGCGGTAGCTCGGCGCGATCCGCTGGATCGGCTGTCCTGCGACGGCCTCGAATGTGGTCCGCAGCGTCTCATGGCGCTGGACGACGGCATTAAGGCTCGTTTCCAGCGCGGCCACGTCGAGCAGGCCAGTGAGCCGGACGGCAGCCGGAATCACGTAGGTTGCGCTGTCGGGCTGTAGCTGGCTTAGAAACCAGAGCCGCTGCTGCGCGAACGAGAGCGGCAGGTCGCGATCACGGGGAGCCCGATACAGCGGCGGTGGGAGCAGCCCCACTCGATCGCGCCCGGCCTGATCGATCCACTCCGCCAGGCTGCCGACCGTGGGCGAGGCAAAGAGCGTCCGCAGCGGCAGCTCCACCTGGAAGGCGTCGCGCACCCGCGAGGCGATCTGTGTCGCCAGCAGCGAGTGGCCGCCCAGCTCGAAGAAGTTGTCGTGCGCGCTCACCCGCTCCACGCCGAGCACCTCGGCCCACAGACCGGCGAGAATCAACTCCGTCTCGGTGCGCGGCGCGACGTAGCCAGCAGTTAGCTCAGCCTGTCGCTCCGGCGCGGGCAGCGCGCGGCGGTCGATCTTGCCGCTGGGCGTCTTCGGCAGGGCCTCCAGAAAGACGAACGCGGATGGGATCATGTACTCCGGCAGGTGCTCTTTCAGGTAGGCGCGGAGTTCCGATTTCCACGTTTCAAGTTTCAAGTTTCGAGTTTCGAGTTTCGAGTTTCCGGCTCTCGGCTCTTGGTTCCCGGTGCCATGCGAGTGCCCATGCCGGGCGCCCTCTGGGCATGGCACCCGTATAGCGCCCGTTCTTTGTTCTACCACGTACGCCACCAGCCGCCGCGCCCCAAGGGCACCCGCGCCATCCTCGCGCGCCAGCACCACGCACTCATCCACCTGGGGATGCTGCGCCAGCACGGCCTCGATCTCACCTGTCTCGATGCGGAAGCCTCGGATCTTCACCTGATGATCGATGCGGCCCAGGATCTCGACCGTGCCGTCGGGCTGCCAGCGGCCCAGGTCGCCGGTGCGCACCATGATCTGCCCGTCCTCGAAGGGACACGGCACGAAGCGCTCAGCGGTCAGCTCCGGGCGGAAGAGGTAGCCGCGCGAGACGCTCTCGCCGGAGATGCAGACCTCGCCCGCGATGCCCACCGGCTGCGGCTGGTCGAAGCGATTCAAGATATAGATCCGGTTGTTCTGCAAGGGCTTGCCCACCGTGATCGGCTTGCCACGATCGGCGGCGCGAATCACGCCCAGCGCGTTAATGTCGCTGATCTCGGTTAGGCCATAGATGTTAACCACCTCGACCTGCGCCCCAAGCTGGCCGAAGACCGCCTGAAGCAAGCGCGGCTCGATCTTCTCGCCGCCGAGCAACAGGTAGCGCAGCACGTTCGGGGGGCGTTCGGGCGTGTTGAGCACGGCGTGCAGATACGAGGGCACCGCGTCCAGCAGGTGGATCTGGTGCTCATCGAGGTAGCGCAGGAGCGCGCGGCTGTTAAACTTGACCGGGTCGGGGATGATGTGCAGCGTGCGGCCAAAGATCAGCGTCGGGAAGATCTGGTTGACCGAAATATCGAAGCTGATCGAGGTGATCAGGCCGGTGTGCTGCACTGCCGGATCGGTGAAGTAGGCGCGCAGGCCATAGACGAGATTGATCAAGCCGCGCTGCGTGACCATCACGCCCTTTGGTCGGCCCGTGGAGCCGGAGGTGAAGATGATATAGGCCAGGTGTTCCGGCAGCGCGGTGCGCGGCGGGTTGGTGGTGCTGCAATTCGCCAGTCGATCCCAATCGGCATCGAGGCAGAACACCTGCGCCTGATGTTCCGGTAAACGTTCGACGAGCGCGGCCTGGGTCAGGAGCACCGGCGCGCGGCTGTGCGACAGCATGTACTGAAGCCGCTCGGCGGGATAGGTGGGATCAAGCGGCACGTACGCGCCGCCG
The Herpetosiphonaceae bacterium genome window above contains:
- a CDS encoding amino acid adenylation domain-containing protein gives rise to the protein MTHDEDRLPSRDQLSETRRALLERWLQIKTRSAPATATPIPRLADRTCTPLSFAQQRLWLVNQLDPNSAAYNMPGVVHLRGRLDVTVLERSLHQIVQRHDVLRASFVDVDGVPMQRVEQEATVTLRRVDLRELPQPEQAVVVRRHTSDEARQPFDLAQGPLLRTLLLQLGPQEHLLLLTLHHIIADGWSIGVFVRELAEIYTALIDGRPASLPALPVQYADFADWQRQRMQGTTHARQIDHWRQRLADLPTLHLPTDRPRPPLQTFQGDRHRLHVAANLTQALKELGQQHSATLFMTLLAAWQTLLQRYSQQDEIVVGSVAAGRTRRELEALIGFFVDNLVLRTDLSGNPTFRELLARVRATCVDAYAHQDMPFVQLVEVLQPDRDPSRSPLFQVMFVLQPSQSDTIALPDLTLTLEEGDTGTAKFDLMLNLEEHADGLRGWIEYNTALFEAATIARMAAHFQTLLTGIVADPDAPIAHLPLLTEAEQQQMLVDWNRSGAEYPCAAAVHALIEVQAARTPDVPAIVFDGQALSYAELNTRANQLAHYLRAQGVGPDVLVALCVERSLEMIVGMLAILKAGGAYVPLDPTYPAERLQYMLSHSRAPVLLTQAALVERLPEHQAQVFCLDADWDRLANCSTTNPPRTALPEHLAYIIFTSGSTGRPKGVMVTQRGLINLVYGLRAYFTDPAVQHTGLITSISFDISVNQIFPTLIFGRTLHIIPDPVKFNSRALLRYLDEHQIHLLDAVPSYLHAVLNTPERPPNVLRYLLLGGEKIEPRLLQAVFGQLGAQVEVVNIYGLTEISDINALGVIRAADRGKPITVGKPLQNNRIYILNRFDQPQPVGIAGEVCISGESVSRGYLFRPELTAERFVPCPFEDGQIMVRTGDLGRWQPDGTVEILGRIDHQVKIRGFRIETGEIEAVLAQHPQVDECVVLAREDGAGALGARRLVAYVVEQRTGAIRVPCPEGARHGHSHGTGNQEPRAGNSKLETRNLKLETWKSELRAYLKEHLPEYMIPSAFVFLEALPKTPSGKIDRRALPAPERQAELTAGYVAPRTETELILAGLWAEVLGVERVSAHDNFFELGGHSLLATQIASRVRDAFQVELPLRTLFASPTVGSLAEWIDQAGRDRVGLLPPPLYRAPRDRDLPLSFAQQRLWFLSQLQPDSATYVIPAAVRLTGLLDVAALETSLNAVVQRHETLRTTFEAVAGQPIQRIAPSYRLTLALHDLSALPPDARTDEVRRRLAQAVRQPFDLAAGPLLRALLLRLDEDEHLLLLTMHHIIADGWSIGVLLREIAAHYNAPDPLVPDLPIQYADYALWQRDWLAGCPQGIAPGELLERQLAYWRQQLAAAPSVLKLPTDRPRPPTMTFEGTLMPLSLPPALSNRLRRLSQQEGVTLFMTLLAAWQTLLGHYSGQRDLIVGSPIANRRHSATEDLIGFFVNTLVLRADLSGNPTFRALLRRTRATTLGAYAHQDLPFEQLVEHLRPARDPSYTPLFQVMFVLQNTPLPDVALAGLELQRIDVELGMVKYDLILALDDRAEELTGWIEYRTDLFDAATIARMIEHFRVLLEAIAVDPEQRLVDLPLLTEAERQRMLYEWNATDAPYADEACVHTCFEAQAALTPDAVALTYNGQSLTYDALNRRANQLAHDLRARGVARGMRVGLCVDRGLELIVGFLAILKAGGVYVPLDPGYPQERLAFMLADTQAPLLLTQQRLAERLADQHVPLVYLDADWPLIAHEPETNPGAPITPDDLAYIIYTSGSTGRPKGVMLPHRGLVSLTASQIRRMNVGVGSRVLQFASPSFDASVWEFVFALLSGAALCIADREALLPGLAIYTLLREQAITHALVSPSALALTRADDLPQLAVINAGTEACSAEVVARWLTDADGRRRRFFNSYGPTETTVYSTSFECRDAPPHSPPIGRPVGNAQVYILNAGLHPVPVGVVGELYIGGVGLAHGYLNRPDLTAERFIPDPFGQNPGARLYKTGDLARYQPDGNVIYLGRSDQQVKVRGFRIELGEIETVLRQHPAIREAVVLAREDHPGDTRLVAYVVGEQGNKGTKEQTGEQRRGCPLGMGTPNKEQRNQETETRNLELGTWNSELRTYVRQRLPDYMVPNTFVVLDTLPLTPNGKLDRSALPVPDTARPALEAAFVAPRTEVERTIAAVWQALLNIEQIGLHDNFFDLGGHSLLVVQAHSQLSTIFNCAIAMVDLFKYPTVSALAEHLSQPTPDQSPPQSKQQLQTVKEGRSWLKQRAGRPRRGEHQE